Proteins encoded in a region of the Panthera tigris isolate Pti1 chromosome B2, P.tigris_Pti1_mat1.1, whole genome shotgun sequence genome:
- the POPDC3 gene encoding popeye domain-containing protein 3, which produces MERNSSLWKNLIDEHPVCSTWKEEAEGAIYHLASILFVVGFMGGSGFFGLLYVFSLLGLGFLCSAVWAWVDVCAADIFSWNFVLFVICFMQFVHIAYQVRSITFSREFQLLYSSLFQPLGTSLPVFRTIALSSEVVTLEKEHCYAMQGKTSIDKLSLLVSGRIRVTVDGEFLHYIFPFQFLDSPEWDSLRPTEEGIFQVTLTAETDCRYVSWRRKKLYLLFAQHRYISRLFSVLIGSDIADKLYALNDRVYTGKTYHYDIRLPNFYQMSSPKLPKSPLTEHFRNSRPYCDK; this is translated from the exons ATGGAAAGAAATTCAAGCTTATGGAAGAACCTAATAGATGAGCACCCAGTCTGCAGCACCTGGAAGGAAGAGGCCGAAGGAGCCATTTATCATCTCGCCAGTATTTTATTTGTAGTAGGTTTCATGGGTGGCAGTGGATTCTTTGGGCTCCTTTACGTCTTCAGtttgctgggtttgggttttctCTGCTCTGCCGTCTGGGCTTGGGTCGACGTCTGTGCAGCCGACATATTTTCCTGGAATTTTGTGCTGTTCGTCATCTGCTTCATGCAGTTTGTCCACATTGCCTATCAAGTTCGCAGCATAACTTTTTCTCGCGAATTCCAGCTATTGTACAGCTCCCTTTTCCAGCCTCTGGGGACCTCTTTGCCTGTCTTCAGAACAATTGCTCTGAGCTCTGAAGTGGTTACTTTGGAAAAGGAACACTGTTACGCCATGCAGGGGAAAACCTCCATTGATAAGCTCTCCCTTCTTGTTTCGGGAAG GATCCGAGTGACCGTTGACGGCGAATTTCTGCATTACATTTTCCCCTTCCAGTTCCTGGATTCTCCCGAGTGGGACTCCCTGAGACCCACAGAGGAAGGCATTTTTCAG GTGACCCTCACAGCAGAGACTGATTGTCGATATGTGTCTTGGaggagaaagaaattatatttgcTCTTCGCTCAACATCGTTACATCTCCCGcctgttttcagttttaattgGAAGTGACATTGCAGATAAACTCTATGCCTTGAATGACAGAGTATATACAGGGAAAACATACCACTACGATATTCGGTTACCCAACTTCTATCAAATGTCAAGTCCAAAACTACCCAAATCACCCCTGACAGAACATTTCCGGAACTCCAGACCGTATTGTGATAAATGA